AGCTGTTGATTTTAGAGCAACACTGTTCAGGTGTTTTCCAAGATCTAGAAAAACCTCCTGATGACTGTTCCACTAACATTATAGGATTTCCTGTTCTTGCTTTATAACAGCTGCTGAGGAAGTCAAGcttcttattatttttgcttttatatctACCCTCATTACACTAAGGCTATTAAATATGGCAGGCTGTCAAGGGCACAGGCTGCTGAGGGGAAGCTCAGGACTATACCCaatatattaaaacatataAGATGTTTACTATTTCTTTGAAGGCATGTAGAACCTCAGTTTGAAAACTTGAAGGACCTGGTAATTTACAGTTGTAGaggctattttattttctgtttttattaggaagtttttaaaaaaactttttgTCAAAAAATATTAGTAGAAGCACTgagtggtttgagttggaagggacccttaaaagaCCATCTAGtgcaactcccctgcaataaacagggacatctacagcttgatcagggCACtctgagccccatccagcctgaccttgagtgtcttTATGGATagggcatccaccatctctctgggcaatgtttcagtgcttcacgacccttactgtaaaaaaccttttccttatatctagtctaattttctgctcctttactttgaaagcatttctccttATTGTATCACAACAGTAAGGTTATGCATCTCTGTGTGTGTAGAACATTATGATATTAATTAGGTGGTTTTGGTAATGTTGCTAAATATGGCgaaatgcacacacaaatgAAAGACCACCAACATATTACAGTTGAAGCAATAGGAACTCCAGCCAGTATTTCGTaccttttcaaattatttccagTATAATGCATAAGGTGCCCTCTTGTGTCCAAAGAAATTATAGCTACTGCTTAAGCCCGCTTTGGTTTTGTCCTGCTGTTCCTATGTAAAAATGTTACAGATACTTTCATTTCTGGGAACACATTAACAAAAATAGGAAGCAAATTCCATCTGACACTATAGAAAGATAATAGTCTTTGGTACCACTCAACATTAGTCATTGCTGACTGCGAAGAAAAGGTTATGGCAGATATTTGATTATTAGGAAAGATGATAACCACTAAAACACTGCAGTTGTCATTTCTGATTTCCAGAAGTACTACAGAAAAAGCCTGAATGTGTCAGAAAAGTTTCTAAAAGCAATATTTTGTCCCTTTATCCAGTATTGCTGCCAAAGAAGCTCTGGAGAGGCACTTTGGAGAACAAAGCAAGCCTTCTTCTCAGGAAATCATGAGGATGGCTGAGGGGCTTAACCTTGAGAAAGAAGTTGTGAGAGTTTGGTTTTGTAACagaagacaaagggaaaaaagagtgaaaacaaGCCTGCATCAGAACGCCTTTAGCTCTATTATCAAGGAGCACCATGAGTGCCGGTAAAGCTTTTTCATGAGTAGCTTtggatttctgttttgctttattttaagtactttgtagtttacaaaacaaaacaagacaaaatccatgaagaaaaaaatggtaaatCACTTGATTCCTTTACAAGCTAGCTAGCTTCAGATACAATTTGGTGTGGAAGGCCTGGTTTCATTGTAAAaggttggggaaaaaaaacaacattgcaTATATCTGAAGTGTTGAAGGCCTGACTTCAAGGAACCTATTGGGCATTACTTGACCAGAATTGTTTTACAAATAGAACATGTAGTTGCAGTTTCCCTATGCTGCGCCTTCACTGAGTCCACATTGTACTGAATGATTAACAGAGAACCCCCATTGTAGGCAACCtaagcatgaggaaaaaaaaaataaatcctttgtgTTACTCATGAAGGAAGATTACAAAGCTTGGTGTAAGCAGCTGTAGTTCGTGAAAGATTTTTGCCTCAGCCTGTCTATGCACAGGTCATACCCCCAGTCCACGGTAGCTATCTCACTGAGCTAACCTTTGTGAGATTATGAGCCCATTAGGCACATTACACTGTCCCACTCCCAGTGCTGAAAACTGAATTCCCTGAATTTAACATCAAAAAGAATTTAGAACTTTGAGGGAGAACTTGAAGAAATGATCTTAAGCCTGCAGTGTTGTTATTGTTGAGTATCTATCCATGGCCAAAGATGGGAGCCTGGAGGACTGTCACAGGATGTGAGTGATCCAGGAAGGCAGAAGAGGAGTACAAGATAAGATGAGGAATGAATAGCTGCCTTCCAAAAACTGGATGAAATTCAGGGACAAGCTCACAGCTGCTGTACATCCTTGACTGAACTACTTCAGGTGACTACCTTGTGTCTTTTCAAAGTGAAGATATGAAAGATGCACCATAGCTACTGTCTTTATTTATGGTATAATAAGCTTACCAATACTGAGGTGTCAACACTGCTCCCACTGTGTGCTCAGTTCAGTGTACCACTACCTTAAACAGGTGCCAAGttgaaatgacattttctaATGCTAGTTATGAAAGTTATTTCCTGCTAATTCATTGCATGCTTTAAGATCCAGCTTGGATAGGATTAGCTATCTCCTTGAGAATTTACGGTTTGATGGGGAAAAGTAGGGAATGATCAACTAATTGTTACTTCAGGCTTTTTCtaccttgtattttttttttaagattaaatcCTTTTGTGGACATATTTAAATGAGAGAGTGTatcaagggaaaaaacaaggctttttttttgctttgaaacaagAAGCCAAAGCATTTATTGCACTGTACATTCCCATTTTCTTACACCCCAACAACTGAAAGTAACCCCTTGTCATCCTGTAGCCTGGAAAGACAATCAGgcaaaaaagaacaataaaaactaacaaaataaCCCCACAGTAACAagctaacaaacaaaaatcaatgaCAGTGCCAGAGCTCCACCTATTAGAAAGCCAGACACCAAGAAACTAAATTAAGGACTTTAGTACTCACCAGGGACAGATTATCAAGCCATCTCATCAGCCCTGCTTGTTGTTATTAAATAGTCCATTACCACATATGTATTTTACACTTTTCCCAGGACTGAAATTAAGTGAATACATGCAAGCAGTAATGGCCtgataaattttattttttccattaaatagACCTGATGATTTAGAAAATGCCTAAATAATAGgcccacagaaagcaaagaggttTACTGTTCATGATCACTTAGAATCAGCATGGACAAATTGTGTTTTCACACTCCTGCATGCTAAATTGTCTCTGACATCTATTACTGTGACTGTAAGCTTATTCAACTGTGGAAGTTTGACCTCTGGAttaaggaaatatatttttatggaTTAATTGCATTGCTACAACCTCTTAATTTAGAAGCAGCCTCCAATCTAATCATTCAAATGGGAGAAATTATGCCATATACACTCTCCAGGTTGTTCTCAACACTAGCATAGctcacccacagcagcacagaccatGCCTCTGCCTTTACCAGTTGCGTGCGTGTTGACAGATGATGAGCTTTCCAACAGGATAAACACATTTAAGAAGATTGACACTCGATGTCCCTGCATTTGTGTACTTCTGATGTTATGTAGCCTAGTGTTGTATGTATGTTGAAACTACTGACATATATGagttttatttatgttgtaAGTTATTTTATTGATTATAAAAGGCCTCCTATTGATGCTGTAAGCCTGAATGTTCTCTTCCTCCCCAAATAAAGTATTCTTGCTCATTCAGCTTTCCACATAATTGTTTGTAGTTCTCTTTTGGTAATACATTTTTTAGCTGTGTGTTGTGCAGATTTGTTTATTCTCTTTAGCATGCTGTAAGTTAATTCGAGAGAAATTCATGAAATTGTGATTTCTTGTCTTCCACAAAGCCTCACAAGTGAAGGCTAATTGCAGAAgcttagcaaaataaaatgaaagctgacaCACAATGCCATGTGTTGCAGGAGAGGGACAAAAAAACTTAAGTGGAAGAAGCAGCCACCACCTAAACACATCTAGCTGTCGCCATGGGAATACTAACAATTCAGAGCAGAattggcttaaaaataaaatgaaataaaattaaatttaaaagctgGGATGAAATCAGTTTAATGTGCTGCAGCTGTTAGACTTGGAGTAAGTGgcaatgcagtgttttcttagGAACAACTCATTCACTGGCTAATTGTTATCAGTCACTCTTGACTGAGAGAAAAGGCCCTAGATCAGACATCTATGAGTTAGTTAGTCTTAAAAGCCTACAAGCAAGATAGGTAGCTGCTCAACAAATAGGGGTTGTGCCATTTGAATTTGAAGTTGTTTTTACTTCATTACTTTACTTCAAATTACGTCAGGTAATTAGCTTAGAATAGAGGACAAAACAAGACATTCTGCTAACAGAACCTGTGGTTCACCTGTCTCCTGAGTGATGTACGCTcttatcatagtatcataatATCATAGTCTcgtgagggttggaagggaccttagagatcatcgagtccaacccccgggatttgagcctcctgtgctgcagagcggcacttctaccacttgcgccacaggggggattcgaacccagggcctctggtgttgcaatgcggcattcctaccacctgcaccaccggggcacacaccTCCTCTGAAGGAGACAGTATACTTAGAAAAAGACCCAGTACCAACAAAGCTGTTGATCAAAGTTAAGTGGAATAATAAAGTAAGCTGGACTTTTATCTCTTTGAAATGTAGCGTACATTGACTGTTGTAGTGATCTACCGAATTACAAGCTGTacagaaaagatggaaacaGGTTGTTCATCAACCTGCATAATATAAGAACTAAGTCAATGTGTAAAGttaaaaaacaccaagaaaacattaaaaaaaagtagtgaTTCTCACCGCGGTGAGGAGTAGATTGTGGAACTCCTCTACAAGAAAATGTGAGTGCTAGCAATTTATTCACGTGGTtgagcctgcagaagagaaagccACTCCAACTGCCATATATGGTAAAATCAGGTACTCTCTGGAAATTAGCTGACTTCAATAGATGACTCCTAATATCTCTTTcaacctttattttctttatttatcttgttcttgtgttttcttgggCACTCCTTACAGGCACCAGCAAAGTAGGATCCTGTGTGAGATGGACTTTGGTCTGCCTCAGCATCGCTGTTTTTAGGTGCATCAAGCAATTGTGTTATTCTTCCTGGATAAAAGACTTTCAGTTGCTGTTAAGGTGTCAACAAGGATAAAGGAGTATGAGGGACTGAgttggtttctttgttgttttagtctactaaaaataatcttaaaagaACTTGTTTCATAGCAGGGGGATGTAGTCTGGTTATAGAATGCTATAAAATATGTAACTGACTATAACTGCAAACACTTTACTCTGCTACTGAAAGATTTTCATATAAATTAAGGCTGCAGAACTTTAAATAACTGTTTCCAGAAACACTGATAGAACTTGATGACGCCTTCAGATAAGCAGTTGTTCCAATACAATATAGTAATGCCTTCACTACTGCACTTCACAGGCCCTGCAGATAGGGGAAAAAGCTTGTCATCAAAGTTTTAACAGCTACCGAAAGGACAGTGTGCACTTCACTTAGAAGGGTCACATGTTTTGGTCTTCAACCCAAATACAATCAATAATACTTTATACTTAACTTCGCATTAGTTTGTCCTTCAATGCCTAAGAGTAAAAACTCCCTTTcaagaggaaggaaatgcaaACTTAGTCAAAATCTATGCTTAATGTTGAGTCAAAGGCCCACAGACAACTTCAGTAAATGCTCAATAAATGTTACACTTCTTTATTGCTTGGGTCAAAGGTAAACTAATGTTTAAGAATGGGGctattataaaaaaaacaatgaagtgGTGGTGTAATTTGGATAGCAGGTTAGTCAAAAGTTTTGGACCCTACCTGCTGTCTTTGTGACTTTAAGCTTGGATTTTAACAATTTAAAAGgcaagagaaggagaaatactAAGTAGGAGAGCAGATCTGGTACTGCTCTGCAAAACCAAAAGTAGAAATGATATCAGAAACCTTACAGATCCTGAAAAGTCAGTGGCAAGATAGCAGATCTAACAATGGAAATAAAGCCCACGAAGAGAAGGATGTTTAGGACTAACTTCTAGAGGACAGAACCATTGTGgaataaaaaaacccaccttttATTAGATTTTTACAAAATAACttgttcaaaaagaaaaaaatcatttcagagaGATAGGCAATAAATAAACTTCAATGTTCATATCCACTGCCTCACAGATTAATAGCACGTCCCTTACTTTCTCCAGTTGGTATCAACATCCATGTAAAAAACATgctatacttttttttcctctgctgactTGAAAACTAAAGCACATGGTATGACATTAGATTCACAGACGTTAATGTTTCCTTCTGCACCTTCTCTAGCAGCAAAGTGTTTTTAAGAAACTTGTACCTAAAAGTATAAGTACAAAGTACCTCGCCTTTCAATCTTAAGaagtattttagtttttaatttgtaaCAACAGTGCTTTTGTTGCTTCTGTTCACTGAACATACCAGCACAACCAGGCAAATTATCTACAGCAGAGTAAAGGAACTTTATGCTATCTGGGAAGTTGTAACTGGGAACTGCATTTTCAGACGTAGTCATCTGCTAAAAATGtcaagtttttatttcattagttGCATGTAGTCCACCTAAAGCCAGAATCACACTGAGATAGCTAAGAgaccatagaaaaaaaaaccttcatggaaacagaatgcttttattGCAGTGTTTTGACAAGAAATTATTGTGTTATCATCCAGAATTGTCCTCACAACTGAGATTTAATTTAGTTTATCACCAATGTGCTCAACTGTATCTTAGTAAACTCAACTATGTACAGTTATCTCCCATtaagaaatactgtaaaatatatacaaatgttTCAGGCAAATGTCCTTTCTGCAGACGCACAAGTAGCACTTCCGAACATGACTGAGTCTCATCAGAGCTCTTGCCATAATGTTTTGTGGAAACTATCCTACTTATAGTTTACTCTCCTTTCAAAGActcactctgaaaaaaaaaataaaaatcaagagtACTAGATTTATATACATAAAGGCACAGGAATACTATTAGGTTACAGTACAATAGAGTTCAATCAGTGCCTTTCATGCATTGAAGTTCACTAACATCTAAATCCCTTTCCAGTAGAATTAACTGCACGACTGTATTCTTCTCCTTtgataaaaagaataatcagATATTTAGTCAACTCAAAGTTACTGCAGAAACttgaaagaaatgcataaactgcttctttctgcctAAACTGCTGGATTTTCAAGGCTATTtctcatcaaaacaaaataacttcagCTAAGAGTAAAGGTGAAGTTTTGTTTCTGCCAAGATGACAGACTAGTAATTCTTCTATAGCAACAgattaataaaaatgacataTATTATACAGGTGCTATCCTAGGAGATAACACCACCAGCTACAGAACTGCCAATTCTAAgggcagaaaagaaactgagaagaaaacttcCAGTTCAACAGAGAATGAATTCAGACTGTGTATAAATGTATCATTAGAGCTATATCCCTCTTTAGTCAAGACAATGGAGTGCAATGCACACAGCAGGTGTAATTCTCCCTATCAGTTGATTCAAAGTAGTCTCTTCTCCCTCCAGAGTATCAGCTTGAAGACGTCACTTCTGCAGCTTCAGAATCTTCCTAGGCATCAGTTGCATTGAAAAAGTCTTTGCACTTTCTACATTTGTCTGCAGCTGAATAATTAGAAGGCAGACTATTGTCATCAAGCTAATCAACTCCCAAAGCTTTGAGCTGTCGTTCAATCTCTTCATCTGATATGGTAGCAGCTTTTGATGTTGATGCAGATGGTAAACCTCTGGCAGCAGATGGAGCTTTGGCCATCTAGGAAGAGACAGAAATTTTCTTGAATCAAATGAATCCAATTCATGAGAACCTGACTACTAGAACAggactttaaaataaaggatgttaggaagaaatactaggtggtggtggtggggaagggaggggggaaatgaataatgggaagaaatatgcaaaataaCTCAAAATACCCATACCTTCCCAGAGATTTCAATTCCAATCTCATCGAGTACTTGGTTAACAATATCCTggctttcctcctcttcatcagAAGCATCAAAAATATCATCTAAAGTATCATtaactttgaagaaaaaaaaccacaaaaaactcACATTACCTTATGCAAAGAGACTACAAAAATCTACTGCTGTTTTTCCACCCTCCCAAAATACCACTGATTAAGATACCAGGAAAAAGCAATGGTACATTAGAGATGGTTTTCTTACTTCTGCCTTGCACAGCCTGCAAATACAGGGAGGCATAACACGATGCATACAATAGGACTGCTTttgtaaaaatgtttgatttcagtgaaatagCCCAGTTGCTCTAATACCACTCCACTATGTTTTAagattattattcttttttcttcaaaaacaccATCTACAGTTCCCTAAAAATCCCTTGCCTCTTCCAAATAAGTGGCTTAAAATCAATAAGGAGATAAATACATCTTATACCAGCATGTACATAAAGCTGAGTAATTTCTCAGTTAAACTTGAATTGCTAACAgtccaaaacaaaaaccacttaCAGAATGatcagctgcaggaaaagcagtttttccaTGACTTCCTATTAGTAATGCCAACAAAGCCTTGTAGCGGTCTCAAaccctttccccttccaggatGTTCCTTCTAAAATTATGATGAGTGCCTGAAGAAGAATGGATTTATGTATCCAGTGCTACTAAAAAGCCTAAGGCAGCCTCCTTGCTCAGgcattcattgttttgtttgctcttcaCTTGCTATCAATCTCTTTGTTTGGAGAAATAAAACCTCAAACATCTGTATTTCCGTACTGGTTTTAACTCTTGAAGAGATCTATGGGATGCAGCTACCCATTTTCCCTAACTGCAGAACTTACTCATTTCTTCAGTCATTTCCAtcttcatattttccttctggaaattCTGCATGGTTTGTAGTGTCTTTTGTGGATCCATTTTCTTATTAACTGCTTGCATTGTCTAATAATATGGGGAGAAAAAGTTACCATTATCATACAATTAGCCAATAAAAGCCAATATATGCATTAAGAAGGAATAAAACTtctctaataaaataaaacaaaccatttagtcagtatttcatgttttatggTCTTTTTTACATGCCAGGAGAACTTCAGATAAGCAGATCAATAGTACAGTCTGTACCTAGAAAGAAATACTGCCGTCTACTAACCTAACAGACAAGTTTTTTTGTGTATGCCTTTCTGGCACTGTACCTCTTCTGCTGACTTTATACTTGGAAAAACATGACTGTTCTGAATgcaaagaaggggaaaatatgTCCTTACTTGCAGGCTAAACATTTTAGATGTATATGGCTGTCGGTTTTTTATTTGGTTGCAAAGAGCACTTAATTTCAACCACCACTAGAGGACAGACACTAAACTGCAATCATTTCCTTATGATATAATTTCatggaaaaatgatttttatctgaaaagcaaatacataagTGCTCAGGAAGTACACATTAGCTTAGAGTGAAGTCTTATTGTTTTACTAGTTCTACTTGTTTACTTGTTTTACTACTTTGTTTTGAAGTCAAGTTGTTTTACTAGAAATTTGCAGCTGTCTTTGCTTATAAGAAGCATGCTTCTACATCTCTCATGGGGTTTAAACCTAAATATAGATGTGAGCAATATAAATGAAAGAGTATATCCAAGAAGGTAAGAGTTGGCTTGATAGTATTTCTTTAATTAGCCAGTAAATCCACTACTAGCTTTATAGaaacacttctgctttcacttctgACTTTGCTTGAAGTGGTTATAGAATGTCTcaagctggaagggatccataaggatcatcaCATCCAATCTCTGACTCCACATAGGATCactcaaaaatcagaccatctgactgagagtgttgtccagatgcttcttgaactctggcaagCTCAGTGCCATGACCACTGCTCTGGGGAGCCTGATCCAGTGCCTGACCATCATTTCAATAATGATAAAATAGCATGTTtcacgcctgaaggctgtgctgccattcagcaacacctggacaggctggagagctgggcagtaagaaaccaaataaggtttaacaaaagcaagtgtagagtcttgcacctgggtagaaataattgcatgcaccagtacaggctgggggaagacctgctggagaggagctctgctgagagggacctgggcatcctggtggatgacaacattgaccatgagccagcagtgtgcccttgtagccaaaaaagccaatggcatactggggtgtattaaaaagagcatgtccagcaggtcaaaggtggtgatcctccccctctactctgccctggtgaggcctcatctggaatattgtgtccagttctgagctccccagtacaaaaaaaaacagggatctcttggaaggagtccagcggagggccactaagatggtgaagggcctggagcatctcccctatgaggagaaacttagggaactgggtctgtttagccttgagaaaagaaggctgagaggggacttgatccaggtttataaatacctgaggtgtgggagccatagtggtgagtctggtctcttttcagtagtgcgtggggataggactaggggtaatgggatgaaactacagcataggaagttccacacgaatgtgcacaagaacttctttacagtgagggtgacggagcactggaacaggctgcccaaggaggtggtggagtctcctggagacctgcctggatgccttcctgtgtgatGTGCTGTAGGAGCCTGCTTTGGCGGGGttgactcgatgatctctagagatcccttccaacccctacaattctgtgattctctgtgatTACCTCAATTTCAAAGGTTGTGTTCtcattcttattattttaattgaagaaTTTGTTCTGGATTGGTAGGGTGTTAGTTATTTAGAATTCTTTTACTCACAgatgaatataaaaaaatatttgtactaCACTGATTTATGTATCTTCAGCAAATAGAGGTCAGATCCATGATTAAAATAACAGGTGACTAGTCACTGGACTTTATCCAAAAATAGTGCCACACAAGGCTAGAGAAGCATTTTGATGGTATTTTGGAAGTTTCACTTTTATGCATTTGTTATGCTTCCTGAGGCAACTGACTGCATATACTTTTCCACTGatgtaataattaattaaaaagcaagatCAATTTGTTCCCACGCAAGACTGCTACAGGAATATACTCAGTAAACTGTTTAATCTGATTGGTTGTGTATTCAgacccaccacctctctgtggGTTAGTCCTGCAAAACGAAGTTTGCTGCAGACCTACAACTTCATCACAGGATGGGTTCGTATCTGCCAACATACTCctctaaatattttttcacagcaATAATTACTTCCTGCATTAAGCTGCAGCACAGGTTTAACTGGCGCATAACTGGGTTTATCTCTGATTGTGATAGAAGTACTATTTACCTGCAATTATGTGTGCAACTTCTGTTTCCTACATCTCAAGCTGAACAATTCTGCTTGCCAAAAGCAAGTTACTTATTTATCAGTTCAAGGAAATGGGATAAAGTTCATAATTAAGATAACTGAGACTTTTAGAGTCTTTTATGACCAAAGATTTGTGAGAAAACTTAATGCAATACTGGTTCCTTAGAGCATGGAGAGTGAGAATGACAGGGAATCCCAGATTAAATTTCCTTAGAAATGCATTATCTCATGTAATAACCTACCTCTCATAAGCTATAAAGCTGCTGTCACACACTGCCTTGATTTCCAGATGAAGCACTCCCACTTTTTCCCCAATAAAAACTGCTTGTGACATGACATACAAGCGAGAAATTGTAATTGCATGGTTGCCTCTCactttttttggtggtggtggtggttttatttttggccATTGGACTTAAAAGTTAAATTTTATCACACAGACATTTGACAGATGTCTAGGCCAAGAAGATACTCCTAGTTAGGCTCTAACCAGCAGGACTAATTGAACCAAAAATTcataatataaattaaattacatttcctcACTATATTTTCAGCACTGTTCATGGTAGTAAGCAATACACTTGCTTCCTTTAATTACTGTATGCAAAATAACTCCATGTTTACATTAAAATGCACCATATGCTTGTAACACCTTACTTTTGCTGTAGTTGACATAGCTCCAGCCATCTTCATTTGAGAGTTCATGACCTTCGTTTGAGTTGACATAGAAGTGACTTTAGAGCTAACAGCGTA
The Coturnix japonica isolate 7356 chromosome 1, Coturnix japonica 2.1, whole genome shotgun sequence DNA segment above includes these coding regions:
- the CHMP2B gene encoding charged multivesicular body protein 2b; protein product: MASLFKKKTVDDIIKEQNRELRGTQRTITRDRAALEKQEKQLELEIKKMAKTGNKEACKVLAKQLVQLRKQKNRTYAVSSKVTSMSTQTKVMNSQMKMAGAMSTTAKTMQAVNKKMDPQKTLQTMQNFQKENMKMEMTEEMINDTLDDIFDASDEEEESQDIVNQVLDEIGIEISGKMAKAPSAARGLPSASTSKAATISDEEIERQLKALGVD